From the genome of Candidatus Sulfotelmatobacter sp.:
CGTGAAAGACAAGTCGTGCGTCGAGGTCTGCCCCGTCAACTGCATCTACGAGGGGGAGGATCAGTACTACATCCATCCCGACGAGTGCATCGACTGCCAGGCCTGCGAGGCCGCCTGTCCGGTGCAGGCGATCTTTCCGGACAATGGTATCCCGGAGAAGTGGCAGAGCTTCATTGGGAAGAACCGCCAGT
Proteins encoded in this window:
- a CDS encoding ferredoxin family protein translates to MPFIIAEPCIGVKDKSCVEVCPVNCIYEGEDQYYIHPDECIDCQACEAACPVQAIFPDNGIPEKWQSFIGKNRQFFEKK